Proteins encoded together in one Impatiens glandulifera chromosome 1, dImpGla2.1, whole genome shotgun sequence window:
- the LOC124921671 gene encoding uncharacterized protein LOC124921671, with product MYVKYSSQSNSTILDLCYLCSDSSRVCSLPHSSSPSSQTQTRHFNCSNPCLTCFHTISQSNETVEIASSSSGKLIIEDDDDKDDDDEDDDDKDEDDVEDKLYRLIQIPVSIVQIHICLRLSSLGFYMKSILMLISFHAIIFCELCLRDVRHSKEMISSQNLKNTQLTNLFFKYM from the exons ATGTATGTAAAATATTCATCTCAATCAAATTCTACAATTCTAGATTTGTGTTATCTGTGTTCCGATTCATCTCGAGTATGCTCATTGCCTCATTCTTCCTCGCCTTCAAGCCAAACGCAAACGAGACACTTCAACTGCTCCAATCCATGTTTGACGTGCTTCCACACGATATCACAATCGAATGAAACGGTCGAGATTGCGTCTTCATCC TCTGGGAAACTtattattgaagatgatgatgacaaGGATGACgatgatgaggatgatgatgacaaagatgaagatgacgTTGAAGATAAATTGTACAGATTGATTCAAATTCCGGTCTCTATTGTTCAAATACACATTTGTTTAAGACTGAGCTCTCTAGGGTTCTATATGAAATCAATATTGATGTTAATTAGCTTTCATGCTATCATATTCTGTGAACTGTGTTTGAGAGATGTCAGACATTCAAAAGAAATGATTTCCTCACAAAATTTAAAGAATACTCAATTaactaatttgtttttcaagtACATGTAA
- the LOC124921386 gene encoding plant intracellular Ras-group-related LRR protein 6-like isoform X2 — MGEIRKEKHWQLFWLCVVDLFLNKSKTFRFPSMDRFLKDARASGSLNLSNRSLSEVPNEVYKSMDAIGGSEKWWETVELHKLILAHNNIESLREDLRNLPLLSVLNVRHNKLSLLPAAIGELHMLKSLDVSFNMIFLAYLKKLDRQLLWSSLNAQIIN; from the exons ATGGGAGAAATCAG GAAAGAAAAACATTGGCAACTTTTCTGGCTATGTGTGGTTGACTTGTTTTTAAATAAGAGCAAGACCTTCCGGTTTCCGTCTATGGATCGTTTCTTGAAAGATGCAAGAGCTTCCGGTTCCCTCAACCTCTCCAACCGTTCACTAAG TGAAGTGCCAAATGAAGTATACAAAAGCATGGATGCTATTGGAGGCAGTGAGAAATGGTGGGAG ACCGTGGAGCTACATAAGCTTATTTTAGCGCATAATAACATTGAATCGTTGAGGGAAGATCTCAGAAACTTGCCTTTATTGTCTGTACTTAATGTTAGACACAACAAGCTATCCCTCCTGCCGGCTGCCATAGGCGA GCTTCACATGCTAAAATCATTAGATGTTTCATTTAACATGATATTTTTAGCATACCTGAAGAAATTGGATCGGCAACTGCTTTGGTCAA GTTTAAATGCTCAAATAATCAACTAA
- the LOC124921386 gene encoding plant intracellular Ras-group-related LRR protein 6-like isoform X1 has product MGEIRKEKHWQLFWLCVVDLFLNKSKTFRFPSMDRFLKDARASGSLNLSNRSLSEVPNEVYKSMDAIGGSEKWWETVELHKLILAHNNIESLREDLRNLPLLSVLNVRHNKLSLLPAAIGELHMLKSLDVSFNMIFLAYLKKLDRQLLWSSRLFTLTFSSFVKRCSWQLHVCIFFFLII; this is encoded by the exons ATGGGAGAAATCAG GAAAGAAAAACATTGGCAACTTTTCTGGCTATGTGTGGTTGACTTGTTTTTAAATAAGAGCAAGACCTTCCGGTTTCCGTCTATGGATCGTTTCTTGAAAGATGCAAGAGCTTCCGGTTCCCTCAACCTCTCCAACCGTTCACTAAG TGAAGTGCCAAATGAAGTATACAAAAGCATGGATGCTATTGGAGGCAGTGAGAAATGGTGGGAG ACCGTGGAGCTACATAAGCTTATTTTAGCGCATAATAACATTGAATCGTTGAGGGAAGATCTCAGAAACTTGCCTTTATTGTCTGTACTTAATGTTAGACACAACAAGCTATCCCTCCTGCCGGCTGCCATAGGCGA GCTTCACATGCTAAAATCATTAGATGTTTCATTTAACATGATATTTTTAGCATACCTGAAGAAATTGGATCGGCAACTGCTTTGGTCAAGTAGGCTCTTTACCTTGactttttcttcatttgttaAGAGGTGTAGTTGGCAACTCCATGTGTGCATATTTTTTTTCCTGATTATTTGA